A stretch of Rhinoderma darwinii isolate aRhiDar2 chromosome 4, aRhiDar2.hap1, whole genome shotgun sequence DNA encodes these proteins:
- the LOC142760368 gene encoding serotriflin-like, whose amino-acid sequence MKLRLASLLMLTLIQGEIFVAFSVPNNENVGNAVISNSDTDFPNVTNSIKAFLPSQVNDNVNVKHRKALKKREIGRPVNIPSDVVERMANIPVSALSSTLPDIQKTILDTHNKYRSQASPSAKNMLKMVWNAEAAKTAGDWAKKCQAGHSPQNLREITNFKCGENIFLANFKVPWDTVVDSWYSEYVDYKYGTGATSNAEVGHYTQLMWATSYALGCDVAECSTGNNKYIYVCHCCPSGNKGSRLFPWKEGKSCEDCPNSCENNLCTNPCPYQNFFSNCPDFKNNCPTDPTMKTNCPAACLCTKGEIC is encoded by the exons ATGAAGCTGCGTCTTGCTAGTCTGCTGATGCTGACACTAATACAG GGGGAGATTTTTGTCGCCTTCTCCGTCCCAAACAATGAAAATGTAGGTAACGCAGTGATTTCAAACTCGGATACAGATTTTCCCAACGTCACAAATTCG ATTAAAGCTTTTTTGCCTTCTCAAGTCAATGACAATGTCAATGTGAAGCACAGAAAGGCTTTAAAGAAAAGAGAAATTGGAAGACCAGTGAATATCCCTTCTGATGTTGTTGAGAGAATG GCTAACATCCCCGTTTCAGCTTTGTCAAGCACACTCCCAGATATACAGAAAACAATTCTTGATACTCACAATAAATACAGAAGCCAAGCTAGTCCATCTGCAAAGAATATGCTGAAAATG GTTTGGAATGCAGAAGCTGCAAAAACAGCAGGAGACTGGGCCAAAAAATGCCAAGCTGGTCACAGTCCTCAAAACCTGAGAGAAATAACAA ATTTTAAATGTGGTGAAAATATTTTTCTGGCTAACTTCAAAGTCCCCTGGGATACTGTGGTGGATTCATGGTACAGTGAATATGTTGACTATAAGTATGGAACTGGGGCCACATCAAATGCCGAGGTCGGCCACTACACTCAA CTGATGTGGGCGACTTCCTATGCACTTGGATGTGACGTTGCTGAATGCTCAACTGGCAATAACAAATATATCTACGTGTGCCACTGCTGCCCATC GGGAAATAAAGGCTCTCGATTATTTCCCTGGAAAGAAGGAAAGAGTTGTGAAGActgccctaactcatgtgaaaaCAATCTCTGCA ccAATCCTTGTCCCTATCAAAACTTTTTCAGTAACTGTCCGGATTTCAAAAATAATTGTCCAACTGACCCAACTATGAAGACAAACTGCCCCGCTGCCTGTCTGTGCACAAAAGGAGAGATATGTTAA